The Oscillatoria acuminata PCC 6304 genomic interval GTGGATGCGTTTTTTGCCCTCTCCTTTGCCTCCACTTTTACCACCGGCTCCCTGTTAGCCTTTTTAGTCTTTGGACCCATGATTGACATCAAAAGTATCGGACTGATGATGTCGATTTTTAAACCAAAAGCCCTAGTTTACTTGTTCTTAATTTCTGCGCAGTTAACCTTTTTACTCACCCTGGCTTATAACTTGAAATTTAGCTAGGAGAAATCTAGGATAAAACTGCATCTCCGGTTCCCTCCCCTTGGCAAGGGGAGGGGACCGGAAGTGCAGTTCAAAGAGTGGGTGACGTGGCGGTAAGCGGAGCTATCCCGTAGGGAATCGCCCAAGAAGAACCCCACCCTAACCCTCCCCTTGCCAAGGGGAGGGGACCGGAAGTGAAGAACCCCACCCTAACCCTCCCCTTGGCAAGGGGAGGGGACCGGAAGTGCAGTTAAGTGTGAAAAACTTACTTTTGTAAGCCTCCTATCCCTCCCTTGCCGATCGCGTTCCTCTTGCAACTGGAAACCTTCATAATCTAATATGGCTGTTCAATCTCCCAAACTGTTCCGATTTTCGACCTGGGGACCCTGGATCGAAGTCCTCGCCGTCTTCGCTTGGGGTGTATTACTCCTCAAATATTGGGTGAGTGGGGAATTAAATATCCTAATTCACCCGAATTTCTTTGCCCTCACCAACGGGACTGGGGTGTTCTTGATTCTGCTTGCCTGCTATAAGGCGGCACAATTGGTCCATCAACAGTGGCGATCGCGAAGGGTCCGAAATCGCGGGGCGAGAACCGCAACTCCGGCGACGGATCACATTACCCTATTTCCTCCGGGATGGAGTGCGAGTTTGCTCCTAGTCACCGCTGTGCTGGGTTTCCTGATTAGTCCGAGAGTCTTTGCCAGCGATAAGGCAATGATGCGAGATGTCAACGATTTTTTACCCGTTACCCAATCCCAACCCCAAGCATTTCGCACCGCCAGAAAACCCGAAGAGCGATCGCTCATTGACTGGGTACGAACGTTAACAGTGTATCCCGAACCCGATGCTTATACCGGACAACAGGTCAATGTGCAAGGGTTTGTCATTCATCTGCCAGACTTGCCCGAGGAATACTTCTTAATCTCTCGCTTTGTGATTACCTGTTGTGCGGCAGATGCCTATCCCGTCGGGCTGCCGGTGAAATTATCCCAAAGTCGCAGCGCCTATCCGCCGGATACTTGGTTAGAAATTCAAGGGGAAATGAGTACGGAAGTTTTGGAAAATCGCCGTCAGTTGACCATTGTAGCGAATTCAATCCAGGAAATTCCCGAACCCCGAAATCCTTATGAATATTAAGTGATAGGTTTCCCTGAACTAAAAACCGGGTAAGTTAAACCCGGTTTTTAACCTCAAATTTTTATAGAACCTTACCTATCGACCAACTCTTCGATATCTGTTAAGAAAGTGGCATTGATGAATCCAACTCTATCTCTGACTCCTCGCGAACTGCTCGCCCGTTACCAAGCTGGAGAGCGTAATTTTGCTGGAATTCGATTTATAGAACCGAACAATGACCCAGAGGCGCTCTGTGGGGCTGACTTGAGCGGGATTATTTTAAGAGGAGCTTATCTGCCCGGAGTCAAACTCCGAGAAGCCAACTTGACTGGAGCTAAAATGATGGGAGTTTATATGCCAGACGCTGATTTGACCTTAGCTGATTTAAGGAAAGCAGAGTTAATAGGAGCCACCTTAAAGCGAGCCTGCTTGG includes:
- a CDS encoding TIGR03943 family putative permease subunit, encoding MAVQSPKLFRFSTWGPWIEVLAVFAWGVLLLKYWVSGELNILIHPNFFALTNGTGVFLILLACYKAAQLVHQQWRSRRVRNRGARTATPATDHITLFPPGWSASLLLVTAVLGFLISPRVFASDKAMMRDVNDFLPVTQSQPQAFRTARKPEERSLIDWVRTLTVYPEPDAYTGQQVNVQGFVIHLPDLPEEYFLISRFVITCCAADAYPVGLPVKLSQSRSAYPPDTWLEIQGEMSTEVLENRRQLTIVANSIQEIPEPRNPYEY
- a CDS encoding pentapeptide repeat-containing protein, giving the protein MNPTLSLTPRELLARYQAGERNFAGIRFIEPNNDPEALCGADLSGIILRGAYLPGVKLREANLTGAKMMGVYMPDADLTLADLRKAELIGATLKRACLECADLSCTLLEGVNLIGANLDGTEISNSPLAYSVLCQTNFSKMWPSPPYFYTDIYCAGSLLWETTMPDGTFIAGAEYDLRY